A section of the Ovis canadensis isolate MfBH-ARS-UI-01 breed Bighorn chromosome 1, ARS-UI_OviCan_v2, whole genome shotgun sequence genome encodes:
- the TFG gene encoding protein TFG isoform X3 — MNGQLDLSGKLIIKAQLGEDIRRIPIHNEDITYDELVLMMQRVFRGKLLSNDEVTIKYKDEDGDLITIFDSSDLSFAIQCSRILKLTLFVNGQPRPLESSQVKYLRRELIELRNKVNRLLDSLEPPGEPGPSSSIPENDTVDGREEKPAAADSSGKQSTQVMAASMSAFDPLKNQDEINKNVMSAFGLTDDQVSGPPSAPAEDRSGTPDSIASSSSAAHPPGVQPQQPPYTGAQTQAGQMYQQYSQQPGYGTQQPQAPPQAPQQYGIQYSAGYSQQTGPQQPQQFPGYGQQPTSQAPAPAFSGQPQQLPAQPPQQYQASSYPPQTYTTQTSQPTNYTVAPASQPGMAPSQPGAYQPRPGFTPPPGSTMTPLSSGSNPYARSRPPFGQGYTQPGPGYR, encoded by the exons ATGAATGGACAGTTGGATCTGAGTGGGAAACTAATCATCAAAGCTCAGCTTGGGGAGGATATTCGACGAATTCCCATTCATAATGAAGATATTACTTATGATGAATTAGTGCTAATGATGCAGCGAGTCTTCAGAGGAAAACTTCTGAGTAATGATGAAGTTACaattaaatataaagatgaaG atGGAGATCTTATAACAATTTTTGATAGTTCTGACCTTTCCTTTGCAATTCAGTGTAGTAGAATACTGAAACTGACATTATTTG TTAATGGCCAACCAAGACCCCTTGAATCAAGTCAGGTGAAATATCTTCGTCGAGAACTGATAGAACTCCGAAATAAAGTGAATCGCTTACTGGATAGCTTGGAACCACCTGGAGAACCAGGCCCATCTTCCAGCATTCCTGAAAACG ATACTGTGGATGGTAGGGAAgaaaagcctgctgctgctgattCTTCTGGTAAACAGTCTACTCAGGTTATGGCAGCAAGTATGTCAGCTTTTGATCCTTTAAAAAACCAAgatgaaatcaataaaaatgtCATGTCAGCATTTGGCTTAACAGATGATCAGGTTTCAG GGCCTCCCAGTGCTCCTGCAGAAGACCGGTCAGGAACTCCCGACAGCATTGCTTCCTCCTCCTCCGCAGCTCACCCACCAGGAGTTCAGCCACAGCAGCCACCATATACAGGAGCTCAGACTCAAGCAG GTCAGATGTACCAGCAGTACTCGCAGCAGCCCGGCTATGGCACTCAGCAGCCACAGGCGCCCCCTCAGGCGCCGCAGCAGTACGGTATTCAGTATTCAG CAGGCTATAGTCAGCAGACTGGACCCCAGCAACCTCAGCAGTTCCCAGGATATGGCCAGCAACCAACTTCCCAGGCACCGGCACCTGCCTTTTCTGGTCAGCCTCAGCAACTGCCTGCTCAACCTCCACAGCAGTATCAGGCGAGCAGTTACCCTCCACAAACTTACACTACCCAAACTTCTCAGCCCACTAATTACACTGTGGCCCCTGCCTCACAACCGGGAATGGCTCCAAGCCAACCCGGGGCCTACCAGCCAAGACCAGGTTTCACCCCACCTCCTGGAAGTACCATGACCCCTCTTTCAAGTGGGTCTAACCCATATGCACGTAGCCGTCCTCCCTTTGGTCAGGGCTATACCCAACCTGGACCAGGTTATCGATAA
- the TFG gene encoding protein TFG isoform X4: MNGQLDLSGKLIIKAQLGEDIRRIPIHNEDITYDELVLMMQRVFRGKLLSNDEVTIKYKDEDGDLITIFDSSDLSFAIQCSRILKLTLFVNGQPRPLESSQVKYLRRELIELRNKVNRLLDSLEPPGEPGPSSSIPENDTVDGREEKPAAADSSGKQSTQVMAASMSAFDPLKNQDEINKNVMSAFGLTDDQVSGPPSAPAEDRSGTPDSIASSSSAAHPPGVQPQQPPYTGAQTQAGQMYQQYSQQPGYGTQQPQAPPQAPQQYGIQYSGYSQQTGPQQPQQFPGYGQQPTSQAPAPAFSGQPQQLPAQPPQQYQASSYPPQTYTTQTSQPTNYTVAPASQPGMAPSQPGAYQPRPGFTPPPGSTMTPLSSGSNPYARSRPPFGQGYTQPGPGYR, from the exons ATGAATGGACAGTTGGATCTGAGTGGGAAACTAATCATCAAAGCTCAGCTTGGGGAGGATATTCGACGAATTCCCATTCATAATGAAGATATTACTTATGATGAATTAGTGCTAATGATGCAGCGAGTCTTCAGAGGAAAACTTCTGAGTAATGATGAAGTTACaattaaatataaagatgaaG atGGAGATCTTATAACAATTTTTGATAGTTCTGACCTTTCCTTTGCAATTCAGTGTAGTAGAATACTGAAACTGACATTATTTG TTAATGGCCAACCAAGACCCCTTGAATCAAGTCAGGTGAAATATCTTCGTCGAGAACTGATAGAACTCCGAAATAAAGTGAATCGCTTACTGGATAGCTTGGAACCACCTGGAGAACCAGGCCCATCTTCCAGCATTCCTGAAAACG ATACTGTGGATGGTAGGGAAgaaaagcctgctgctgctgattCTTCTGGTAAACAGTCTACTCAGGTTATGGCAGCAAGTATGTCAGCTTTTGATCCTTTAAAAAACCAAgatgaaatcaataaaaatgtCATGTCAGCATTTGGCTTAACAGATGATCAGGTTTCAG GGCCTCCCAGTGCTCCTGCAGAAGACCGGTCAGGAACTCCCGACAGCATTGCTTCCTCCTCCTCCGCAGCTCACCCACCAGGAGTTCAGCCACAGCAGCCACCATATACAGGAGCTCAGACTCAAGCAG GTCAGATGTACCAGCAGTACTCGCAGCAGCCCGGCTATGGCACTCAGCAGCCACAGGCGCCCCCTCAGGCGCCGCAGCAGTACGGTATTCAGTATTCAG GCTATAGTCAGCAGACTGGACCCCAGCAACCTCAGCAGTTCCCAGGATATGGCCAGCAACCAACTTCCCAGGCACCGGCACCTGCCTTTTCTGGTCAGCCTCAGCAACTGCCTGCTCAACCTCCACAGCAGTATCAGGCGAGCAGTTACCCTCCACAAACTTACACTACCCAAACTTCTCAGCCCACTAATTACACTGTGGCCCCTGCCTCACAACCGGGAATGGCTCCAAGCCAACCCGGGGCCTACCAGCCAAGACCAGGTTTCACCCCACCTCCTGGAAGTACCATGACCCCTCTTTCAAGTGGGTCTAACCCATATGCACGTAGCCGTCCTCCCTTTGGTCAGGGCTATACCCAACCTGGACCAGGTTATCGATAA
- the TFG gene encoding protein TFG isoform X2 encodes MNGQLDLSGKLIIKAQLGEDIRRIPIHNEDITYDELVLMMQRVFRGKLLSNDEVTIKYKDEDGDLITIFDSSDLSFAIQCSRILKLTLFVNGQPRPLESSQVKYLRRELIELRNKVNRLLDSLEPPGEPGPSSSIPENDTVDGREEKPAAADSSGKQSTQVMAASMSAFDPLKNQDEINKNVMSAFGLTDDQVSGPPSAPAEDRSGTPDSIASSSSAAHPPGVQPQQPPYTGAQTQAGQSEGQMYQQYSQQPGYGTQQPQAPPQAPQQYGIQYSGYSQQTGPQQPQQFPGYGQQPTSQAPAPAFSGQPQQLPAQPPQQYQASSYPPQTYTTQTSQPTNYTVAPASQPGMAPSQPGAYQPRPGFTPPPGSTMTPLSSGSNPYARSRPPFGQGYTQPGPGYR; translated from the exons ATGAATGGACAGTTGGATCTGAGTGGGAAACTAATCATCAAAGCTCAGCTTGGGGAGGATATTCGACGAATTCCCATTCATAATGAAGATATTACTTATGATGAATTAGTGCTAATGATGCAGCGAGTCTTCAGAGGAAAACTTCTGAGTAATGATGAAGTTACaattaaatataaagatgaaG atGGAGATCTTATAACAATTTTTGATAGTTCTGACCTTTCCTTTGCAATTCAGTGTAGTAGAATACTGAAACTGACATTATTTG TTAATGGCCAACCAAGACCCCTTGAATCAAGTCAGGTGAAATATCTTCGTCGAGAACTGATAGAACTCCGAAATAAAGTGAATCGCTTACTGGATAGCTTGGAACCACCTGGAGAACCAGGCCCATCTTCCAGCATTCCTGAAAACG ATACTGTGGATGGTAGGGAAgaaaagcctgctgctgctgattCTTCTGGTAAACAGTCTACTCAGGTTATGGCAGCAAGTATGTCAGCTTTTGATCCTTTAAAAAACCAAgatgaaatcaataaaaatgtCATGTCAGCATTTGGCTTAACAGATGATCAGGTTTCAG GGCCTCCCAGTGCTCCTGCAGAAGACCGGTCAGGAACTCCCGACAGCATTGCTTCCTCCTCCTCCGCAGCTCACCCACCAGGAGTTCAGCCACAGCAGCCACCATATACAGGAGCTCAGACTCAAGCAGGTCAGAGTGAAG GTCAGATGTACCAGCAGTACTCGCAGCAGCCCGGCTATGGCACTCAGCAGCCACAGGCGCCCCCTCAGGCGCCGCAGCAGTACGGTATTCAGTATTCAG GCTATAGTCAGCAGACTGGACCCCAGCAACCTCAGCAGTTCCCAGGATATGGCCAGCAACCAACTTCCCAGGCACCGGCACCTGCCTTTTCTGGTCAGCCTCAGCAACTGCCTGCTCAACCTCCACAGCAGTATCAGGCGAGCAGTTACCCTCCACAAACTTACACTACCCAAACTTCTCAGCCCACTAATTACACTGTGGCCCCTGCCTCACAACCGGGAATGGCTCCAAGCCAACCCGGGGCCTACCAGCCAAGACCAGGTTTCACCCCACCTCCTGGAAGTACCATGACCCCTCTTTCAAGTGGGTCTAACCCATATGCACGTAGCCGTCCTCCCTTTGGTCAGGGCTATACCCAACCTGGACCAGGTTATCGATAA
- the TFG gene encoding protein TFG isoform X1 gives MNGQLDLSGKLIIKAQLGEDIRRIPIHNEDITYDELVLMMQRVFRGKLLSNDEVTIKYKDEDGDLITIFDSSDLSFAIQCSRILKLTLFVNGQPRPLESSQVKYLRRELIELRNKVNRLLDSLEPPGEPGPSSSIPENDTVDGREEKPAAADSSGKQSTQVMAASMSAFDPLKNQDEINKNVMSAFGLTDDQVSGPPSAPAEDRSGTPDSIASSSSAAHPPGVQPQQPPYTGAQTQAGQSEGQMYQQYSQQPGYGTQQPQAPPQAPQQYGIQYSAGYSQQTGPQQPQQFPGYGQQPTSQAPAPAFSGQPQQLPAQPPQQYQASSYPPQTYTTQTSQPTNYTVAPASQPGMAPSQPGAYQPRPGFTPPPGSTMTPLSSGSNPYARSRPPFGQGYTQPGPGYR, from the exons ATGAATGGACAGTTGGATCTGAGTGGGAAACTAATCATCAAAGCTCAGCTTGGGGAGGATATTCGACGAATTCCCATTCATAATGAAGATATTACTTATGATGAATTAGTGCTAATGATGCAGCGAGTCTTCAGAGGAAAACTTCTGAGTAATGATGAAGTTACaattaaatataaagatgaaG atGGAGATCTTATAACAATTTTTGATAGTTCTGACCTTTCCTTTGCAATTCAGTGTAGTAGAATACTGAAACTGACATTATTTG TTAATGGCCAACCAAGACCCCTTGAATCAAGTCAGGTGAAATATCTTCGTCGAGAACTGATAGAACTCCGAAATAAAGTGAATCGCTTACTGGATAGCTTGGAACCACCTGGAGAACCAGGCCCATCTTCCAGCATTCCTGAAAACG ATACTGTGGATGGTAGGGAAgaaaagcctgctgctgctgattCTTCTGGTAAACAGTCTACTCAGGTTATGGCAGCAAGTATGTCAGCTTTTGATCCTTTAAAAAACCAAgatgaaatcaataaaaatgtCATGTCAGCATTTGGCTTAACAGATGATCAGGTTTCAG GGCCTCCCAGTGCTCCTGCAGAAGACCGGTCAGGAACTCCCGACAGCATTGCTTCCTCCTCCTCCGCAGCTCACCCACCAGGAGTTCAGCCACAGCAGCCACCATATACAGGAGCTCAGACTCAAGCAGGTCAGAGTGAAG GTCAGATGTACCAGCAGTACTCGCAGCAGCCCGGCTATGGCACTCAGCAGCCACAGGCGCCCCCTCAGGCGCCGCAGCAGTACGGTATTCAGTATTCAG CAGGCTATAGTCAGCAGACTGGACCCCAGCAACCTCAGCAGTTCCCAGGATATGGCCAGCAACCAACTTCCCAGGCACCGGCACCTGCCTTTTCTGGTCAGCCTCAGCAACTGCCTGCTCAACCTCCACAGCAGTATCAGGCGAGCAGTTACCCTCCACAAACTTACACTACCCAAACTTCTCAGCCCACTAATTACACTGTGGCCCCTGCCTCACAACCGGGAATGGCTCCAAGCCAACCCGGGGCCTACCAGCCAAGACCAGGTTTCACCCCACCTCCTGGAAGTACCATGACCCCTCTTTCAAGTGGGTCTAACCCATATGCACGTAGCCGTCCTCCCTTTGGTCAGGGCTATACCCAACCTGGACCAGGTTATCGATAA